The Scyliorhinus canicula chromosome 11, sScyCan1.1, whole genome shotgun sequence genome contains a region encoding:
- the LOC119973760 gene encoding uncharacterized protein in mobD 3'region-like yields MTKTNLTNTNLNNTNLNDTNITNTNLTNTNLINTNLTDTNLTNTNLTDTNLTSTNLTNTNLTDTILTNTNLNDTNLTNTNLTDTNLTDTNLTDTNLTDTNLTDTNLTDTNLTNTNLTNTNLTDTNLTNTNLTDTNLTNTNLTDTNLTNTNLTDTNLTNRNLTDTNLTDTNLTDTNLTDTNLTDTNLTDTNLTKTNLTDTNLTNTNLTNANLTNTNLNDTNLTNTNLTDTNLTDTNLTDTNLTDTNLTDTNLTNTNLTDTTSPTHNSLTQTSTTQTSPTQTSLTQT; encoded by the coding sequence ATGACCAAAACAAACCTCACCAACACAAACCTCAACAACACAAACCTCAATGACACAAACATCACAAACACAAACCTCACCAACACAAACCTCATCAACACAAACCTCACCGACACAAACCTCACCAACACAAACCTCACCGACACAAACCTCACCAGCACAAACCTCACCAACACAAACCTCACCGACACAATCCTCACCAACACAAACCTCAATGACACAAACCTCACCAACACAAACCTCACTGACACAAACCTCACTGACACAAACCTCACTGACACAAACCTCACTGACACAAACCTCACTGACACAAACCTCACTGACACAAACCTCACCAACACAAACCTCACCAACACAAACCTGACTGACACAAACCTCACCAACACAAACCTCACTGACACAAACCTCACCAACACAAACCTCACTGACACAAACCTCACCAACACAAACCTCACTGACACAAACCTCACCAACAGAAACCTCACTGACACAAACCTCACCGACACAAACCTCACCGACACAAACCTCACTGACACAAACCTCACTGACACAAACCTCACTGACACAAACCTGACCAAAACAAACCTCACCGACACAAACCTCACCAACACAAACCTCACCAACGCAAACCTCACCAACACAAACCTCAATGACACAAACCTCACCAACACAAACCTCACCGACACAAACCTCACCGACACAAACCTCACTGACACCAACCTCACTGACACAAACCTCACCGACACAAACCTCACCAACACAAACCTCACCGACACAACCTCACCAACACACAACTCACTGACACAAACCTCAACAACACAAACCTCACCAACACAAACCTCACTGACACAAACCTGA